Part of the Alphaproteobacteria bacterium genome, GAAGCTTAAAGCGCCCACGCTGGAATGATGTGCAAAATAATCACCGACTTTTGTTATTACGTCATGATGAGTGAATGCAGTATCGTCATCTAAGCAGATAATATAGTCGCCTTTTGCCGCTTTGAGACCAATATTTTTGCCTCCTGCTGCACCAGTATTATGCACCTGCTGCAATAGCATAACATCAGGAAAATGCGCTGCTAATAGCGCACATACTGACTTAGCATCGCCGTTATTTACCACGATAATTTCAGATTTTTCGCCATTCTGTGCAACAATGCTTTGTAGGCATCGCTGCAGCTCTTCGCAGCGATTCATGGTAACCACCACAAAGGAAACCGTTTCAGAAGAGGTCATAGAAGCGTTGCTTTTTCGGTGTTTGAAACCATAATACTAAGTAATCGCAGATTTTTTGTTGTAATACAAATATTTTGAAGGTGTGTTCCCATGCAATATGGTGCTGGCTATGGCTGATACCTGCTTATCCTTATCTTTGCCGTCAATCACAGTTGTTGTGCCGGTTTATGGGCAGGATGAAGAACTGAAACTTTGCCTTAATGCCCTTGCAAAGCAGGATTATGCGGGTGACTATACAGTTATAGTTATCGATAATAATGCGCAGTTTGCTTTGGATACACTGCAAACAGAATACCCTGATATGCGTTTTATCTGGGAGCCGCAAAGGGGTGCTTATCATGCACGCAACGCCGCTATTGCCGCCGCTAATACACCATTATTTGCATTTACGGATGCAGATTGTGTGCCGCACTGTGAATGGCTGCGTTATGGGGTGGAGGCGCTTATGGCGAACGAAAACATTGGATTGGTGGGCGGCAAAATTGTCATGACCTGTGATAAGGGGCGTGATTTATCACTAGCCGAACATATGGAGCTGGCAGCGGGTTTTCCGCAACATATATATATTAAACAACGTAAATTTGCCGCCACCGCTAACATGTTCACCACTCAAGCGATGTTTGATGCGGTGGGGGTGTTTGATGCCAGCTTAAAATCTGGTGGAGATGGCCAATGGGGACGCCGTGTATATAAGAGCAAAAAAGCATTGTATTATGCGCCGTTGGCCATAGTGGAGCATCCGGTACGAAACGCGGCACAAATTAAAACGAAAATTTGGCGAGTGGTGGAGGGAATACGCGACATGCAGCCGCATTGGATTGCGTGCTTGACCACAGTTGCGATTCATCTGGCACCGCCAATTAACCGGCTATGTGCAGTGGCGAAATACCACCATCCACAATTATCGCGTTGCCATAAAATATTACTTTTCGGCTATTGCCAATATATCAATTGGTATACGGCATATTGTCGTGTGGCGCTGCAGTTACAAAAAAAACACCCGCCCATGGATTCATGAACGGGTGCAATGTTTTGTAAATTTACTAAAGATTACGCTCTGCGGAATGAAATATGCTTGCTGTAATCTACCGATTTATCGCGATGCTCACCGCCTTCGGTACCAGCCCACCATGCGGCAGCGGCAGAAACAACAGAAGATGCAGCAATAACAAAAGCAAAAATAACTTTGCTGTTCTGATCAATACGCATGGCTTGTTCAGTCATCTCATTTGCGGCAGACTGATCGGGGGCGAAAGCTCCCAAAGCCGAAACA contains:
- a CDS encoding glycosyltransferase family 2 protein, translating into MADTCLSLSLPSITVVVPVYGQDEELKLCLNALAKQDYAGDYTVIVIDNNAQFALDTLQTEYPDMRFIWEPQRGAYHARNAAIAAANTPLFAFTDADCVPHCEWLRYGVEALMANENIGLVGGKIVMTCDKGRDLSLAEHMELAAGFPQHIYIKQRKFAATANMFTTQAMFDAVGVFDASLKSGGDGQWGRRVYKSKKALYYAPLAIVEHPVRNAAQIKTKIWRVVEGIRDMQPHWIACLTTVAIHLAPPINRLCAVAKYHHPQLSRCHKILLFGYCQYINWYTAYCRVALQLQKKHPPMDS